Sequence from the Ignavibacteria bacterium genome:
TTTTTCTTCTGCAATTTTTGTCAGCGCAGTTCCGAATAACAATGAGAATACAATGAGCGGAATCATTTCCATATTAACGATTGATTTTATAATGTTGCGCGGAACAAACATATCGAGAATTTGATTAACGATACCGAGTGTTCCCGATGCAACAGCAGTTCCGGTTTTTGCGCCGATTTCTTTTGTTTGCGATGCGTAAGAATTCATCAATGTTTCGCGGGCGGTTTGATCAAATCCTGCGCCGGGTTTTACTAATTCGAGCAACGTGATTCCGACAAACGCCGCGAAGGCAGACGTTATCAGAAAAAACAACAACGTTCGTCCGCCAATTTTTCCCAGTTTAGAAATATCGCCAAGTCCTGCAACGCCCGAAGTAAGCGATGCAAAAACGAGTGGAACAACAACGATAAAAAGCAAGCGAAGAAAGATTTGTCCGATGGGATGAGCAATCGAATCAATGAGCGTGTTTAATACTTGTTGCGCATTCGGATTTCCCGCGGCGGAAATATTTACAAGAGTGCCGACCAATGCTCCGAACGCAAGAGCGATGATGATGAGAGTGTGCGAAGAAAATTTTTTCATTTATGTTAGTGAAAAAGAATTGAAATACTCGTAAAAAAATCGCGTAGAAACTACAAATAATTTTTTTCTACTTCAAGCGAAATTGAAAAAGTTTAAATGAAAACTCTGTTTGTAAATGCTTCATTTTTCAATAGATTTACCGCACAATTTTTTTACTAATGCTCGAACTTTATCTTCCAATATTTATACTCTTCTTTTTCGCTGCTGCGTTTGGAATAATAATGTCCAACGTGAACAATTGGTTTGGTCCAAATCAGCCGACAGAAATTAAACTTACCACGTATGAAAGCGGAATGAAACCTATTCGCACTGCGCGAGAACGAGTTTCCGTAAAATATTATATGGTTGCAATGTTGTTCATCGTATTTGATATTGAAGTGGTGTTTCTTTATCCGTGGGCTGTGAATTTCAAATCGCTTGGAATGTTTGGCTTCGTTGAAATGTTCGTGTTCATTACAATTTTATTCATCGGCTATATTTACATTTTTAAAAAAGGAGCATTAAGATGGGATTAGAAATTGCAAAAGAAAGTTTTTTCACAACAACTATTGATGCAATGGTGAATTGGTCGCGGAAAAATTCTCTTTGGCCAATGCCGATGGGAATTTCATGCTGCGCAATTGAAATGATGGCGATGGCAAGTCCACGATTTGATGTTTCTCGTTTCGGAACGGAAGTGTTTCGTTTTTCTCCGCGTCAATCCGATTTGATGATTGTTGCTGGAACGGTAACGTATAAAATGGCGCATGTCGTGAGAAAAATTTATGACCAAATGCCCGAACCGAAGTGGGTAATTGCAATGGGCGCATGTTCTTCTTCCGGTGGAATGTATCGTTCGTATTCCGTTGTGCAAGGGATTGACCAATTTATTCCTGTTGATGTTTTTGTTGCCGGTTGTCCTCCTCGTCCCGATAATGTTTTGAATGCGTTGATTCATATTCAGAAAAAAGTTCAACTTGGAAAATCAGCGGGAGAGCGAGAAAAGATTTTTATTGGTGAGTAAAGTATATCTTCAATGAACAACATCCGCGAACTTCTTTTGAAAAAACTCAACGAACAATTTTCATCTGCGATTGAATCACTTAATAATTTTCGTGATGAAACAACAATAATTATCAAGAAAGAATACCTGATTTCCGTTTGTACATTTCTACGCGATGATACTGAACTTGCTTTTGATTCTCTGCGCGACGTTACTGCTGTAGATTATTCCGGATTTTTACAAAATCAACCACCGCACGACCACGATATTTCTGTTCCGGAAAAAATTCAACAGCAACTCGACACACGATTTCAAATCGTGTATAATGTGTATTCGATGAAAAATAATTTTCGAATTCGTTTGAAAGTAAAATTGAACGAAGATGAAAAAATTGCAACTGTTTCAACTGTTTGGAAATCTGCAAACTGGTACGAACGCGAAGTGTACGATATGTTCGGAATTACATTTGACGGACATCCCGATATGCGAAGAATGTATTTGCCTGAAGAATTTCAATTTCATCCGCTCAGAAAAGAATTTCCATTGATGGGAATTCCCGGTTCGCTTCCACTTCCAAAACACTAATGAGAAAAGTTCATTTCACAGAACCTTCTGAGCGCATCATTCAAGCCCTCAATGACCAAGACACAAGTTTTACAATTGATGACCCGCTTGAACATACGATGGTCCTCAATATGGGACCACAACACCCTGCAACACATGGCGTTTTGCGTTTGCTTGTTCGACTCGATGGAGAAACAGTTATTTCTTGCATTCCTGATTTAGGGTATCTTCATCGCGGGTATGAAAAATTGGGAGAGAATTGTTCTTATCACGAATTCATTACGCACACGGACCGACTCGATTATCTTTCTCCGCTTGCTAATAATGTAGCATACACACTTGCAGTAGAAAAATTAGCGAGGATAGAAGTTACAAAGCGCGTTCAATTCATTCGTGTTATTTGTGCAGAAATGGCGCGTCTTGCTTCGCATTTTGTTTTTCTCGGAACGATGTGTATGGATGTTGGCGCACTGACAATTTTGTTGTGGAGTTTTCGCGAAAGAGAAAAACTGCAAGACATAATGGATGTACTCACAGGAGTTCGTTTCACCAATAGTTTCGCCCGTATTGGCGGTGTTGCAAACGATATGAGCGACGAAGTGAAAAAAATGATTTCTGATTACGTTGAACAATTTCCAGAAAAAATTTATGAATGTGAAAAATTAGTTTTATCGAATAGAATTTTTATAGACCGTTGCGAAGGAGTTGGTTATATTTCTAAAGAAGATGCCATTTCTATGGGTGCAACGGGACCGATTTTACGCGGCAGTGGAATTGCGCATGACTTACGCCGCGACCATCCATATTTAGTGTACAACGAACTTGATTTCGATATTCCCGCTTTCAATGAAGGCGATGTGCTTGCGCGGTTTTATGTTCGCTTGAATGAAATGAAAGAGAGCATAAAAATTTTGAGGCAATGTTTGGAAAAAATTCCGCAAGGAAATGTGAAACCACCCGCGCCGAAAAAAGTTCTTCCTGATAAAGAAAAAATTTATTCGAAAATGGAAGAACTCATAAACGATTTTATGCTCATCAATTTCGGAATCAATCCGCCAATCGGAGAAGTGTACAATGCAATTGAAGGTTCAAAAGGCGAACTTGGATTTTATATAGTGAGTGATGGCGATGGAACTCCGTGGCGTTTGAAAATTCGCTCACCATCATTTTGTAATTTACAAGTTATGCCGCAAATGATAAAAGGAAATATGATTTCTGATATTGTTGCAATCATCGGCAGTGTTGACCCGGTGATGGGAGAAGCGGATAAATAAATGAGAGATTTTATGCAAAGCGTTTGGAAAGCCAATTCATAATTACATATATGCTTTCACAGGAAAACTTACAACAATTTGAACGACTTCAAAAATTTTATCCAACAAAAAAAGCGCTGACCCTTCCCGTGTTGTGGATGATTCAAGAACAAGAAGGATGGATCTCCGTAGAAGCAATGATGTATGTTTCTTCATTGTTAGAAATTCCCGTTGGCGATGTGTACGGCGTTGTTACGTTTTATACAATGTACAACCAACAACAGAGAGGGAAATATCATTTGCAGATTTGCACGAATATCTCTTGCCAATTGCGCGGTGCAGATAAACTTGTTGAACACGCTTGCAAAACCTTGAACGTGCAAACAGAAGAAAATACGAAAGACGGAAGATTTACCATTTCAAAAGTCGAATGTCTCGGAAGTTGCGGCACTGCACCAATGATGCAAATGAATAATGATTTTGTTGAAAATTTATCTGTTGAACAATTAGATATACTTTTGAACGAATTGAAATAATACCTCACGCAAAGAAGCAAAGATGCAAAGAAAATTTTTTTCAGCGACTTCGCGTCTTTGCGTGAGAAAAAAAATATGCAATTAGATTTTACAGAAAAACTTATTCTTCCAAACATTTCGAATCTTCACCAACTTTCTGTGTATGAAGAAAACGGCGGCTATCAAGCAATTCGGAAAGCATTTACAATGCAACCCGATGCTGTTACGAATGAAGTGAAACAATCCAATCTGCGCGGAAGGGGAGGAGCGTGTTTTCCCACCGGTTTGAAATGGACATTTATGCCGAAGTCCACTACAGCGGACAAGCAAACCGAAAAACCAAAATATCTTTGTTGCAACGCTGATGAAAGTGAACCGGGAACATTTAAAGACAGACAAATTATTGAGTTCAATCCGCATTTACTCATCGAAGGAATTTTATGCGCAGCGTATGCAATGGGAATAAAATCAACATACATTTATATTCGCGGAGAATATTACAAGTGGTATAAAATTTTACAAAACGCAGTTGAAGAAGCGTACGCGAAAAACTATATCGGTGAAAAAATTTTTGGAACAGAATTTTCAACTGACATCGTTGTTCACCGTGGAGCCGGAGCATACATTTGCGGAGAAGAATCTGCGTTGATGAATTCTGTAGAAGGAAAGCGTGGTTATCCGAGAGTGAAACCGCCATTTCCCGCAGCGTTTGGTTTGTGGGGATGTCCAACGACTATTAACAATGTTGAAACACTTTGCAACGTTCCACATATAATTAATCGTGGTTGGGAATGGTTTTCAAAAATTGGTTCACCAAAACATCCTGGAACAATTTTACTCGGTGTTAGTGGACATGTGAATAAACCCGGTGTATATGAATTTCCCACGGGAATTTTACTTTCCGATTTGATTTACGAAGTCTGCGGTGGTATTCCTGGAAATAAAAAAATCAAAGCAGTTATTCCTGGCGGTTCTTCGACAATGTGGATTCGCGGTGAAGAAATTGATGGTGTTCGAATGGATGCAGAATCATTGAAAACAGTTGGAACATCAATCGGGACGGGCGGTGTGATCGTGATGGATGAAGATACAGATGTTATCAAAGTTCTCTCGCGCATTGCTCATTTTTATCATCACGAAAGTTGCGGACAGTGTACACCATGTCGCGAAGGAACTGGGTGGATGGAAAAAATTCTTCACAATTTTGAAAGTAGTGAAGCAACACTTGAAGATATTGATTTACTTCTCGATGTTGCAAACAACATTGAAGGAAACACGATATGTGCTTTGGGAGATGCAGCAGCGTGGCCCGTGCAAAGTGTGATTAAAAAATTTCGCGGAGAGTTCGAACGACGTGTAAGAAAATCTCCAAAAGTTTCATCGTCTATAAAACCTCCACATCTGGTTTTTGCGCACGCAACTCCATAACTATTTCATTTCATTGAACACAGTAATTCTGTGACTTCTATACAATCCAGAGAAAAAATGAAATCTCCAAAAAAATTTACAAAATCTCAGTTGCGCAGTGGAATCATTTTTTTTGAACAGGATGAAAATCTTCAAAAAAAAATTTTCGAGTTAGAACTTGCCGTACCACTGAGACATTCTGCATCATTCGAGACAACAACGAAATTTCTTAACAATTTTCCCGAAGATATACTTTTAGCAAATGTCTTTTTGTTTCCCAATGACGGATTTGAATTGTCGCGTAAATTTCACAGCGAAGATTCATCGCGTTGTATCAT
This genomic interval carries:
- a CDS encoding cation:dicarboxylase symporter family transporter; the encoded protein is MKKFSSHTLIIIALAFGALVGTLVNISAAGNPNAQQVLNTLIDSIAHPIGQIFLRLLFIVVVPLVFASLTSGVAGLGDISKLGKIGGRTLLFFLITSAFAAFVGITLLELVKPGAGFDQTARETLMNSYASQTKEIGAKTGTAVASGTLGIVNQILDMFVPRNIIKSIVNMEMIPLIVFSLLFGTALTKIAEEK
- a CDS encoding NADH-quinone oxidoreductase subunit A, translating into MLELYLPIFILFFFAAAFGIIMSNVNNWFGPNQPTEIKLTTYESGMKPIRTARERVSVKYYMVAMLFIVFDIEVVFLYPWAVNFKSLGMFGFVEMFVFITILFIGYIYIFKKGALRWD
- a CDS encoding NADH-quinone oxidoreductase subunit B, which gives rise to MGLEIAKESFFTTTIDAMVNWSRKNSLWPMPMGISCCAIEMMAMASPRFDVSRFGTEVFRFSPRQSDLMIVAGTVTYKMAHVVRKIYDQMPEPKWVIAMGACSSSGGMYRSYSVVQGIDQFIPVDVFVAGCPPRPDNVLNALIHIQKKVQLGKSAGEREKIFIGE
- a CDS encoding NADH-quinone oxidoreductase subunit C, with protein sequence MNNIRELLLKKLNEQFSSAIESLNNFRDETTIIIKKEYLISVCTFLRDDTELAFDSLRDVTAVDYSGFLQNQPPHDHDISVPEKIQQQLDTRFQIVYNVYSMKNNFRIRLKVKLNEDEKIATVSTVWKSANWYEREVYDMFGITFDGHPDMRRMYLPEEFQFHPLRKEFPLMGIPGSLPLPKH
- the nuoD gene encoding NADH dehydrogenase (quinone) subunit D, giving the protein MRKVHFTEPSERIIQALNDQDTSFTIDDPLEHTMVLNMGPQHPATHGVLRLLVRLDGETVISCIPDLGYLHRGYEKLGENCSYHEFITHTDRLDYLSPLANNVAYTLAVEKLARIEVTKRVQFIRVICAEMARLASHFVFLGTMCMDVGALTILLWSFREREKLQDIMDVLTGVRFTNSFARIGGVANDMSDEVKKMISDYVEQFPEKIYECEKLVLSNRIFIDRCEGVGYISKEDAISMGATGPILRGSGIAHDLRRDHPYLVYNELDFDIPAFNEGDVLARFYVRLNEMKESIKILRQCLEKIPQGNVKPPAPKKVLPDKEKIYSKMEELINDFMLINFGINPPIGEVYNAIEGSKGELGFYIVSDGDGTPWRLKIRSPSFCNLQVMPQMIKGNMISDIVAIIGSVDPVMGEADK
- a CDS encoding NAD(P)H-dependent oxidoreductase subunit E, with protein sequence MLSQENLQQFERLQKFYPTKKALTLPVLWMIQEQEGWISVEAMMYVSSLLEIPVGDVYGVVTFYTMYNQQQRGKYHLQICTNISCQLRGADKLVEHACKTLNVQTEENTKDGRFTISKVECLGSCGTAPMMQMNNDFVENLSVEQLDILLNELK
- the nuoF gene encoding NADH-quinone oxidoreductase subunit NuoF; the encoded protein is MQLDFTEKLILPNISNLHQLSVYEENGGYQAIRKAFTMQPDAVTNEVKQSNLRGRGGACFPTGLKWTFMPKSTTADKQTEKPKYLCCNADESEPGTFKDRQIIEFNPHLLIEGILCAAYAMGIKSTYIYIRGEYYKWYKILQNAVEEAYAKNYIGEKIFGTEFSTDIVVHRGAGAYICGEESALMNSVEGKRGYPRVKPPFPAAFGLWGCPTTINNVETLCNVPHIINRGWEWFSKIGSPKHPGTILLGVSGHVNKPGVYEFPTGILLSDLIYEVCGGIPGNKKIKAVIPGGSSTMWIRGEEIDGVRMDAESLKTVGTSIGTGGVIVMDEDTDVIKVLSRIAHFYHHESCGQCTPCREGTGWMEKILHNFESSEATLEDIDLLLDVANNIEGNTICALGDAAAWPVQSVIKKFRGEFERRVRKSPKVSSSIKPPHLVFAHATP